A section of the Cytophagales bacterium genome encodes:
- a CDS encoding histidine phosphatase family protein, with protein sequence MQFYTLLKKLIANLKAYFFIVKYLYLVRHAKAEKSTTRQHDYDRTLVISGVGDVHKIGRKLMDLAVKPDLLISSPAIRAKQTTELIAEHLKYKSSRIVYDEEIYESSVRTLLIFINELEDKYKNVMIVGHDPTTSYTAEHLTKEEIGNFPTCGVVKIRFDITTWKEVSPGIGSLEWFEYPDSEE encoded by the coding sequence ATGCAATTTTACACTTTGTTAAAAAAGCTCATTGCTAATTTAAAAGCATATTTTTTTATAGTGAAATACTTGTATTTAGTACGGCATGCGAAAGCTGAAAAGTCAACAACGAGGCAGCATGATTATGATAGAACGCTCGTTATAAGCGGAGTAGGGGATGTACACAAGATAGGAAGAAAATTAATGGATCTGGCCGTCAAACCAGATCTATTGATCTCAAGTCCGGCCATAAGGGCAAAACAAACTACTGAATTGATCGCAGAACACTTAAAATATAAGTCTTCCAGGATTGTTTATGATGAAGAAATTTATGAATCTTCAGTCAGAACCTTATTGATATTTATTAATGAGCTTGAGGACAAATATAAAAACGTGATGATCGTTGGACATGATCCTACGACTTCTTATACGGCAGAACATTTGACAAAAGAAGAAATAGGCAATTTTCCTACTTGCGGTGTTGTGAAAATAAGATTTGATATCACAACCTGGAAAGAGGTCTCTCCCGGAATAGGTTCATTGGAATGGTTTGAGTACCCGGACAGTGAAGAATAA